A single genomic interval of Lacrimispora sphenoides JCM 1415 harbors:
- a CDS encoding acetate/propionate family kinase encodes MKILVINCGSSSLKYQLIDMENEGVLAIGLCERIGIAGSKLTHKSEGNEDMVVEKEMPNHTVAIKLVLDALVDPKYGVIKDTSEISAVGHRVLHAGTIYSDSIVVNEDVKKVIRDCFDLGPLHNPANLMGIEACEEAVPGVPNVAVFDTSFGMGMPDKAAMYAIPNEYYEKYSIRRYGFHGTSHKFVSNEALTYCDLDHKNGKVIVCHLGNGASISASIGGKCVDTSMGLTPLEGLIMGTRSGDIDPAVIQFICNKEGKNVNEVLDILNKKSGILGMSGGISSDFRDVQKAQGEGNRLADIAIQAFIYRVAKYIGSYVAAMNGVDAIVFTAGVGENDKPIRGAVCEYLGYLGISIDAEANKARGKRVMISTPDSKVKVCVIPTNEELAIARETKALV; translated from the coding sequence ATGAAAATTTTAGTTATTAACTGCGGAAGCTCTTCCTTAAAGTACCAGCTGATCGATATGGAGAACGAGGGAGTCTTAGCAATAGGCTTATGCGAGAGAATCGGCATTGCCGGTTCCAAGCTGACTCACAAGTCAGAAGGCAATGAGGATATGGTAGTAGAGAAAGAGATGCCGAACCATACCGTTGCTATCAAGCTGGTTTTGGATGCATTGGTTGACCCGAAATATGGTGTAATCAAGGATACCAGTGAAATTTCTGCAGTAGGACACAGGGTTCTCCATGCAGGAACGATTTACAGCGATTCTATCGTAGTAAATGAAGACGTGAAAAAGGTTATCCGTGACTGCTTTGATTTAGGACCTTTGCATAATCCGGCAAACCTGATGGGAATTGAAGCATGTGAGGAAGCTGTACCGGGAGTTCCTAATGTAGCAGTATTTGATACTTCTTTCGGTATGGGTATGCCAGATAAAGCAGCCATGTATGCAATTCCTAATGAATATTATGAGAAATACAGCATTCGCCGTTACGGCTTCCATGGAACAAGCCACAAATTTGTATCCAATGAAGCTTTAACTTATTGTGATCTGGATCATAAGAATGGCAAGGTAATCGTATGCCACTTAGGAAACGGAGCCAGCATTTCTGCCTCCATCGGCGGCAAGTGCGTGGATACCAGCATGGGACTGACTCCTTTAGAGGGTCTTATCATGGGTACCAGAAGCGGTGACATCGATCCTGCTGTTATTCAGTTTATCTGCAATAAGGAAGGCAAGAACGTTAATGAGGTACTGGACATTTTAAATAAAAAATCCGGTATCCTTGGTATGTCCGGCGGTATTTCCAGCGATTTCCGTGATGTGCAGAAGGCACAGGGAGAAGGAAATCGTCTGGCTGATATTGCTATCCAGGCATTTATTTACCGCGTGGCAAAATATATCGGTTCATATGTAGCAGCAATGAACGGTGTTGACGCTATTGTGTTTACTGCTGGCGTTGGCGAGAACGATAAGCCGATCAGAGGTGCGGTTTGTGAATATTTAGGCTACCTTGGTATTTCTATTGATGCTGAAGCCAATAAAGCAAGAGGAAAACGTGTTATGATCTCCACACCGGATTCCAAGGTAAAGGTATGCGTAATTCCTACCAATGAAGAGCTGGCCATTGCAAGGGAAACAAAAGCTCTGGTATAA
- a CDS encoding response regulator codes for MTTLLFIDDDAIIRRAIQKNIDWESNGFCLEYVARDGIDALEYLTSHQPDIILSDIKMPVMDGIEMARQIKERYPDMLFIFLSGHEDFEYAKQALKLNAFDYLTKPISNEALIEVVKRAETELLNRTKTKMILTNGLPIVRRHYLSKLLQNQFHDLDLKKLKQFDIDISDKIGTTGVINLTGVLSESSLLSSDSIELICDELENLYPDCIFVKSNAAQIFFLYLHKKTVTDQDFTIHLESFEKQVIERLNVFQKLGAKFFFGSIFHKAEELKHSYREAMKKELTIDNSLVEDIKTYIYQNYSEEDLTLREIAAQFRLNHCYMTMLFKKETGTSVYDFLIRTRMEKAKELLIQTDKKIYEIADMVGYGYSQHFSNSFKKYFDCTITEFRKQHRPG; via the coding sequence ATGACTACACTATTATTTATTGATGACGATGCCATTATACGAAGAGCAATTCAAAAAAATATTGATTGGGAATCTAATGGATTTTGTCTTGAATATGTGGCCAGGGATGGTATTGACGCACTGGAATATCTAACCTCTCACCAGCCTGACATCATACTGAGTGATATAAAAATGCCGGTAATGGACGGCATTGAAATGGCACGTCAAATAAAAGAGCGATATCCGGATATGCTGTTTATATTTTTATCCGGTCATGAGGATTTTGAATATGCCAAGCAAGCACTCAAATTAAACGCCTTTGACTATCTGACCAAACCTATCAGTAATGAAGCATTAATTGAAGTGGTAAAAAGAGCGGAAACGGAACTGCTTAACCGCACAAAGACCAAGATGATTCTTACAAATGGCCTTCCCATTGTAAGAAGACATTATCTCTCCAAACTTTTGCAAAACCAGTTTCATGATTTAGACTTAAAAAAATTAAAGCAGTTTGATATTGATATCTCTGACAAGATAGGCACAACCGGAGTTATCAATTTGACTGGAGTTTTATCCGAAAGCTCTTTACTATCATCAGATAGCATTGAACTTATATGTGATGAACTGGAAAATCTGTATCCCGACTGTATTTTTGTAAAATCCAATGCTGCTCAAATATTTTTTCTTTATCTCCATAAAAAAACAGTAACTGATCAGGATTTCACCATACACTTGGAAAGTTTTGAAAAACAAGTGATTGAACGACTAAACGTCTTCCAAAAACTGGGGGCAAAATTCTTTTTTGGCTCAATCTTTCATAAAGCTGAGGAACTGAAGCATTCTTATCGGGAAGCTATGAAAAAAGAGCTTACTATTGATAATAGTCTTGTTGAAGATATAAAAACGTATATTTATCAGAATTATTCTGAAGAAGATTTGACATTAAGAGAAATTGCTGCCCAATTCCGTCTAAATCATTGTTATATGACAATGCTGTTTAAAAAAGAAACCGGTACTAGTGTTTATGATTTTCTTATACGTACACGAATGGAAAAAGCAAAGGAATTATTAATACAAACAGATAAAAAAATCTATGAAATCGCCGATATGGTGGGGTATGGATATAGCCAGCATTTTAGTAACAGCTTTAAGAAATATTTTGATTGCACCATAACAGAATTTAGAAAACAGCATCGTCCAGGTTAA
- a CDS encoding YceD family protein: protein MLINLTELFTLEGKEKTYTPDLDMKVYHGPGGDYEVVDAEPVLLRIMNLGDKKLVVEGKAKLALIIPCDRCLDPVRVDLSFDVIRALDLSETDSGIVEDFEEQPFINGYNLDVDQLVCDELILNLPMKVLCSEDCKGICNRCGTNLNHETCDCDIRSADPRMAVIQDIFKKFKEV, encoded by the coding sequence ATGCTTATTAATTTAACTGAGTTGTTCACCCTTGAAGGGAAAGAGAAAACTTACACACCCGATCTTGATATGAAGGTCTATCACGGGCCAGGCGGTGATTATGAAGTAGTAGATGCAGAACCTGTGCTGCTGCGGATTATGAATCTTGGAGACAAAAAGCTGGTAGTGGAAGGAAAAGCGAAATTAGCTTTAATCATTCCATGTGACCGCTGTTTGGATCCGGTACGTGTTGACCTAAGTTTTGATGTAATCCGTGCTCTTGATTTGAGCGAAACGGATTCGGGAATTGTAGAAGATTTCGAAGAACAACCATTTATTAATGGTTATAATCTGGATGTAGACCAGTTGGTTTGTGATGAACTCATACTGAACCTGCCTATGAAAGTTCTCTGTAGTGAAGACTGCAAGGGGATTTGTAATAGATGTGGAACAAATCTCAATCATGAGACTTGTGACTGCGATATTAGGTCTGCAGACCCTAGAATGGCAGTCATCCAGGATATTTTTAAAAAGTTTAAGGAGGTGTAA
- the rpmF gene encoding 50S ribosomal protein L32, with the protein MSICPKNKSSKGRRDKRRANWKMSAPNLVKCSKCGALMMPHRVCKACGSYNKKEIINVEA; encoded by the coding sequence ATGTCTATCTGTCCAAAGAACAAATCTTCTAAAGGAAGAAGAGACAAACGTAGAGCAAACTGGAAGATGAGCGCTCCAAACTTAGTGAAGTGCAGCAAGTGCGGTGCACTTATGATGCCTCACAGAGTATGCAAGGCTTGCGGTTCTTACAACAAGAAAGAAATCATCAATGTTGAAGCTTAA